One Chiloscyllium punctatum isolate Juve2018m chromosome 33, sChiPun1.3, whole genome shotgun sequence DNA segment encodes these proteins:
- the LOC140458466 gene encoding uncharacterized protein, with the protein MGLLTPILLALVTSAILTNASTTSEPTTTAGATTSEPTTTAGTTTPEPTATTGTTKPEPTTTAGTTTSEPTTTAGTTTPEPTTTAGTASEPTTTTGTTTSEPTTTAGTTTSEPTTTAGTTTSEPTTTAGTTASEPSTTAGTASEPTTTAGTTTSEPTTTAGTTASEPTTTAGTTTPEPTTTAGTTTPEPTTTARTTASEPTTTAGTTTPEPTTTAGTTTSEPTTTAGTTTPEPTTTAGTTTPEPTNTAGTTTPEPTTTTGTTTSEQSTTAGTTTPEPTTTAGTTTPEPTTTAGTTTPEPTTTAGTTTPEPSTTAGTTTPEPTTTAGTTTPEPTTTTGTTTPEPSTTAGTTTPEPSTTAGTTTPEPTTTAGTTASEPTTTTGTTTPEPSTTAGTTTPEPSTTAGTTTPEPTTTAGTTTPEPSTTAGTTASEVTTTARTTTSEPTTTAGTTASEPTTTAGTATPEPTTSAGTTTSEPTTTAGTATPEPTTSAGTTTPEPSTTAGTTTPEPSTTAGTTASEPTTTAGTTTPEPTTTAGTTTPEPSTTAGTTTPEPSTTAGTTTPEPSTTAGTTTPEPTTTAGTTTPEPTTTTGTTTPEPSTTAGTTTPEPSTTAGTTTPEPSTSAGTTTPEPTTTTGTTTPEPSTTAGTTTPEPSTTAGTTTPEPSTTAGTTTPEPSTTAGTTASEPTTTTGTTTPEPSTTAGTTASEPTTTTGTTTPEPTTTAGTIASEPTTTAGTTTPEPTTTAGTTTPEPTTTAGTTTPEPSTTAATTTPEPTTTAGTTTPEPTTTAGTTASEPSTTAATTTPEPTTTAGTTTPEPSTTAGTTASEPTTTAGTTTPEPTTTAGTTAAEPSTTAATTTPEPSTTAGTTTPEPTTTAGTTAAEPSTTAATTTPEPSTTAGTTASEPTTTAGTTTPEPTTTTGTTTPEPTTTAGTTTPEPTTTTGTTTPEPTTTAGTTTPEPTTTAGTTTPEPTTTTGTTTPEPTTTTGTTTPEPTTTTGTTTPEPTTTAGTTTPEPTTTTGTTTPEPTTTTGTTTPEPTTTAGTATPEPSTTAGTTTPEQTTTAGTTASEQSTTAGTTTSEQTTTAGTTTSEQTTTAGTTTLEPTTTAGTTTPEQTTTAGTTTPEQTTTAGTTTSEQTTTAGTTTPEPTTTAGTTTLEPTTTAGTTTPEPTTTAGATTPEQTTTAGTTTPEQTTTAGTTTPEPTTTAGTTTPEPTTTTGTTTPEPSTTAGTTTPEPTTTTGTTTPEPTTTTGTTTPEPTTTAGTTTPEPSTTAGTTTSEPTTTAGTTTPEPTTSAGTTASEPTTTAGTTTSEPSTTAGTTTPEPTTTTGTTTSEPTTTAGTTTPEPSTTAATTASEPTTTAGTTASEPSTTAGTTAPELTTTAGTTTPEPTTTAGTTASEPTTTAGTTAPEPTTTAGTASEPTTTAGTTTPEPTTTAGTTTPEPSTTAGTTTPEPTTTAGTTASEPTTTAGTTTPEPTTTTGTTKPEPSTTAGTTASEPTTTTGTTTPEPSTTAGTTTPEPTTTAGTTASELTTTAGTTTPEPTTTAGTTTSEPTTTAGTTTPEPTTTAGTTTSEQSTTAGTTTPEPTTTAGTTTPEPTTTAGTTTPEPTTTTGTTTPEPTTTAGTTASEPTTTTGTTTPEPTTTAGTTTPEPTTTAGTTTSEQSTTAGTTTPEPTTTAGTTTPEPTTTAGTTTPEPTTTAGTTTPEPTTTAETTPEPTTTTTGTTTETTFSATTSITTPPTSTVAPVTGPVTPLSFRLAQTFTPGLSDPNSDEFIKLAVRLQTLLENIYRRTLLNLIRAKVNSFSEGSIAVNSSLLFEEDTQPLSPSETVKVLANEVNNSTNLGNLSVIQESIQSESITVNNLEPVSLNISFVIENVTFTDSLTSNTSSDFTSLRDEVVSWLENVLSSGFSPEVLPNSRVVFSNASSKVKVAVHVQINTTKLEDRPFLRDLIINNVNISGFDIIRSTVQVNGQGLEVDRIPVALRFETTTFTIELNNRSSPQFIELSSRVTNVMNSVFGNNPNFIEVVINGFRNGSTIADVTTIFSFETTKQSTVTQTIIDNSQAFVNDGFSLDINFLMGTTTTIPAMTTTRTSTPTSRSTVSTTSESPTTANATQASTTANTTQASTTANVTEASTTANTTQASTTANVTETSTTANTTQASTIANVTEASTTANTTQASTTVNVTEASTTVNVTQASTTANVTEASTTANVTEASTTANVTEASTTANTTQASTTANVTEASTTANVTQASTTANVTEASTTANTTQASTTANVTEASTTANTTQASTTVNVTEASTTANTTQASTAAVNVTEASTTANTTQASTTAVNVTETSTTANTTQASTAAVNVTEALTTANTTQASTTAVNVTEALTTANTTQASTTANVTEALTTTVNVTEALTTANTTQASTTAVNVTEALTTANTTQASTAAVNVTEASTTANTTQASTAAVNVTEALTTANTTQASTTAVNVTEALTTANTTQASTTVNVTEALTTANTTQASTTAVNVTEALTTANTTQASTTAVNVTEALTTANTTQASTTAVNVTEALTTANITQASTAAVNVTEALTTANTTQASTTANVTEALTTTVNVTEALTTANTTQASTAAVNVTEASTTANTTQASTAAVNVTEALTTANTTQASTTAVNVTEALTTANTTQASTTVNVTEALTTANTTQASTTAVNVTEALTTANTTQASTTAVNVTEALTTANTTQASTTAVNVTEALTTANITQASTAAVNVTEALTTANTTQASTTANVTEALTTTVNVTEALTTANTTQASTAAVNVTEASTTANTTQASTTANVTEASTTTNTTQASTTVNVTEALTTDNTTQASTTVNVTEASTTANTTQASTTANVTPAPTTTANVIPAVLVTPVTVGLNGIFTPALSNSNSPVFQSLRDSVERQLTVLYRVIAPTGFRGYRVLRFRSGSIESVGQLEYDTNATPLSSSEAVKVLANAAENNQTLGNLTIITTSIRSGSITVNNLEPVSLNISFVIENVTFTDSLTSNTSSDFTSLRDEVVSWLENVLSSGFSPEVLPNSRVVFSNASSKVQVTAFIQINTTKLEDRPFLRDLIINNVNISGLDIIRSTVQVNGDMISFQSFPLDLRFTNRNFEDALNNRSGAEFKDLSTTVTNVMNSIFQNNPNFIEVIIDGFSDGSVVANSQAIFLINTTQRSDVIQQLVDNTATFSSANLSLDTNSLTGATTTTAPMTTSASTTTVNQPPPGRPFPGFAIAIIVMCLLAIIAIPILVVLFVKTGFCSKVANAFRLEGPDDLDMKLPMFGGRSYNFQ; encoded by the exons ATGGGTCTGCTGACACCAATCCTCCTGGCGCTTGTCACAA GTGCCATTCTTACAAATGCCTCAACAACATCAGAACCAACGACCACTGCAGGAGCAACAACATCAGAACCAACGACCACCGCAGGAACAACAACACCAGAACCAACTGCCACCACAGGAACAACAAAACCAGAACCAACAACCACCGCAGGAACAACAACATCAGAACCGACTACCACCGCAGGAACAACAACACCAGAACCAACTACCACCGCAGGAACAGCATCAGAACCGACTACCACCACAGGAACAACAACATCAGAACCAACTACTACCGCAGGAACAACAACATCAGAACCGACTACCACCGCAGGAACAACAACATCAGAACCGACTACCACCGCAGGAACAACAGCATCAGAACCATCGACCACCGCAGGAACAGCATCAGAACCAACTACCACCGCAGGAACAACAACATCAGAACCGACTACCACCGCAGGAACAACAGCATCAGAACCGACTACCACCGCAGGAACAACAACACCAGAACCGACTACCACCGCAGGAACAACAACACCAGAACCAACTACCACCGCAAGAACAACAGCATCAGAACCAACTACCACCGCAGGAACAACAACACCAGAACCAACTACCACCGCAGGAACAACAACATCAGAACCGACTACCACCGCAGGAACAACAACACCAGAACCAACTACCACCGCAGGAACAACAACACCAGAACCAACTAACACTGCAGGAACAACAACACCAGAACCAACTACCACCACAGGAACAACAACATCAGAACAGTCTACCACTGCAGGAACAACAACACCAGAACCAACTACCACCGCAGGAACAACAACACCAGAACCAACTACCACCGCAGGAACAACAACACCAGAACCAACTACCACTGCAGGAACAACAACACCAGAACCATCTACCACCGCAGGAACAACAACACCAGAACCGACTACCACCGCAGGAACAACAACACCAGAACCAACTACCACCACAGGAACAACAACACCAGAACCATCGACCACTGCAGGAACAACAACACCAGAACCATCGACCACCGCAGGAACAACAACACCAGAACCAACTACCACCGCAGGAACAACAGCATCAGAACCAACTACCACCACAGGAACAACAACACCAGAACCATCGACCACTGCAGGAACAACAACACCAGAACCATCGACCACCGCAGGAACAACAACACCAGAACCAACTACCACCGCAGGAACAACAACACCAGAACCATCAACCACCGCAGGAACAACAGCATCAGAAGTGACTACCACCGCAAGAACAACAACATCAGAACCAACTACCACCGCAGGAACAACAGCATCAGAACCGACTACCACCGCAGGAACAGCAACTCCAGAACCAACGACCTCCGCAGGAACAACAACATCAGAACCAACTACCACCGCAGGAACAGCAACTCCAGAACCAACGACCTCTGCAGGAACAACAACACCAGAACCATCGACCACCGCAGGAACAACAACACCAGAACCATCGACCACCGCAGGAACAACAGCATCAGAACCAACTACCACCGCAGGAACAACAACACCAGAACCAACTACCACCGCAGGAACAACAACACCAGAACCATCGACCACTGCAGGAACAACAACACCAGAACCATCGACCACTGCAGGAACAACAACACCAGAACCATCGACCACCGCAGGAACAACAACACCAGAACCAACTACCACCGCAGGAACAACAACACCAGAACCAACTACCACCACAGGAACAACAACACCAGAACCATCGACCACTGCAGGAACAACAACACCAGAACCATCGACCACTGCAGGAACAACAACACCAGAACCATCGACCTCCGCAGGAACAACAACACCAGAACCAACTACCACCACAGGAACAACAACACCAGAACCATCGACCACTGCAGGAACAACAACACCAGAACCATCGACCACTGCAGGAACAACAACACCAGAACCATCGACCACCGCAGGAACAACAACACCAGAACCATCGACCACCGCAGGAACAACAGCATCAGAACCAACTACCACCACAGGAACAACAACACCAGAACCATCGACCACTGCAGGAACAACAGCATCAGAACCAACTACCACCACAGGAACAACAACACCAGAACCAACTACCACCGCAGGAACAATAGCATCAGAACCAACTACCACCGCAGGAACAACAACACCAGAACCAACTACCACCGCAGGAACAACAACACCAGAACCAACTACCACCGCAGGAACAACAACACCAGAACCATCGACCACCGCAGCAACAACAACACCAGAACCGACTACCACCGCAGGAACAACAACACCAGAACCAACTACCACCGCAGGAACAACAGCATCAGAACCATCGACCACCGCAGCAACAACAACACCAGAACCGACTACCACCGCAGGAACAACAACACCAGAACCATCGACCACTGCAGGAACAACAGCATCAGAACCAACTACCACCGCAGGAACAACAACACCAGAACCAACTACCACCGCAggaacaacagcagcagaaccatCGACCACCGCAGCAACAACAACACCAGAACCATCGACCACTGCAGGAACAACAACACCAGAACCAACTACCACCGCAggaacaacagcagcagaaccatCGACCACCGCAGCAACAACAACACCAGAACCATCGACCACTGCAGGAACAACAGCATCAGAACCAACTACCACCGCAGGAACAACAACACCAGAACCAACTACCACCACAGGAACAACAACACCAGAACCAACTACCACCGCAGGAACAACAACACCAGAACCAACTACCACCACAGGAACAACAACACCAGAACCAACTACCACCGCAGGAACAACAACACCAGAACCAACTACCACCGCAGGAACAACAACACCAGAACCAACTACCACCACAGGAACAACAACACCAGAACCAACTACCACCACAGGAACAACAACACCAGAACCAACTACCACCACAGGAACAACAACACCAGAACCAACTACCACCGCAGGAACAACAACACCAGAACCAACGACCACCACAGGAACAACAACACCAGAACCAACTACCACCACAGGAACAACAACACCAGAACCAACTACCACCGCAGGAACAGCAACACCAGAACCATCGACCACCGCAGGAACAACAACACCCGAACAAACTACCACCGCAGGAACAACAGCATCAGAACAGTCTACCACTGCAGGAACAACAACATCAGAACAGACTACCACCGCAGGAACAACAACATCAGAACAGACTACCACCGCAGGAACAACCACACTAGAACCAACTACCACCGCAGGAACAACAACACCAGAACAAACTACCACCGCAGGAACAACAACACCAGAACAAACTACCACCGCAGGAACAACAACATCAGAACAGACTACCACCGCAGGAACAACAACACCAGAACCAACTACCACCGCAGGAACAACCACACTAGAACCAACTACCACCGCAGGAACAACAACACCAGAACCAACTACCACCGCAGGAGCAACAACACCAGAACAAACTACCACCGCAGGAACAACAACACCAGAACAAACTACCACCGCAGGAACAACAACACCAGAACCAACTACCACCGCAGGAACAACAACACCAGAACCAACTACCACCACAGGAACAACAACACCAGAACCATCTACCACCGCAGGAACAACAACACCAGAACCAACGACCACCACAGGAACAACAACACCAGAACCAACTACCACCACAGGAACAACAACACCAGAACCAACTACCACCGCAGGAACAACAACACCAGAACCATCAACCACCGCAGGAACAACAACATCAGAACCAACTACCACCGCAGGAACAACAACACCAGAACCAACGACCTCCGCAGGAACAACAGCATCAGAACCAACTACCACCGCAGGAACAACAACATCAGAACCATCGACCACTGCAGGAACAACAACACCAGAACCAACTACCACCACAGGAACAACAACATCAGAACCAACTACCACCGCAGGAACAACAACACCAGAACCATCGACCACCGCAGCAACAACAGCATCAGAACCAACTACCACCGCAGGAACAACAGCATCAGAACCATCGACCACCGCAGGAACAACAGCACCAGAACTAACTACCACCGCAGGAACAACAACACCAGAACCAACTACCACCGCAGGAACAACAGCATCAGAACCAACTACCACCGCAGGAACAACAGCACCAGAACCAACTACCACCGCAGGAACAGCATCAGAACCGACTACCACCGCAGGAACAACAACACCAGAACCAACTACCACCGCAGGAACAACAACACCAGAACCATCTACCACCGCAGGAACAACAACACCAGAACCGACTACCACCGCAGGAACAACAGCATCAGAACCAACTACCACTGCAGGAACAACAACACCAGAACCAACTACCACCACAGGAACAACAAAACCAGAACCATCGACCACCGCAGGAACAACAGCATCAGAACCAACTACCACCACAGGAACAACAACACCAGAACCATCTACCACCGCAGGAACAACAACACCAGAACCAACTACCACCGCAGGAACAACAGCATCAGAACTGACTACCACCGCAGGAACAACAACACCAGAACCAACTACCACCGCAGGAACAACAACATCAGAACCAACTACCACCGCAGGAACAACAACACCAGAACCAACTACCACCGCAGGAACAACAACATCAGAACAGTCTACCACTGCAGGAACAACAACACCAGAACCAACTACCACCGCAGGAACAACAACACCAGAACCAACTACCACCGCAGGAACAACAACACCAGAACCAACTACCACCACAGGAACAACAACACCAGAACCAACTACCACCGCAGGAACAACAGCATCAGAACCAACTACCACCACAGGAACAACAACACCAGAACCAACTACCACCGCAGGAACAACAACACCAGAACCAACTACCACCGCAGGAACAACAACATCAGAACAGTCTACCACTGCAGGAACAACAACACCAGAACCAACTACCACCGCAGGAACAACAACACCAGAACCAACTACCACCGCAGGAACAACAACACCAGAACCAACTACCACCGCAGGAACAACAACACCAGAACCAACGACCACCGCAGAAACAACACCAGAACCAACTACCACAACCACTGGTACAACAACTGAAACAACATTCTCAGCAACTACTTCAATCACAACTCCTCCAACCAGTACAGTGGCACCAGTAACCGGTCCAGTGACTCCTTTGTCGTTCCGTTTAGCTCAAACGTTTACACCAGGTTTAAGCGATCCTAATTCTGATGAGTTCATCAAACTTGCAGTTCGTCTACAAACTTTG CTCGAGAATATATACCGAAGAACGCTGCTTAATCTTATTCGAGCAAAGGTCAACAGTTTCAG TGAGGGATCCATTGCTGTAAACAGTAGCTTGCTTTTTGAAGAAGACACTCAACCACTATCTCCTTCAGAAACAGTAAAAGTGTTGGCAAACGAAGTGAATAATAGCACGAATTTAGGGAACCTTTCAGTCATTCAGGAATCCATCCAGTCTGAAA GTATCACTGTGAACAATTTGGAGCCAGTTTCTCTGAATATTTCGTTTGTGATAGAAAACGTGACTTTCACTGATTCACTCACCAGCAATACTTCCAGTGACTTTACAAGCCTGCGAGATGAGGTCGTCTCCTGG CTCGAAAATgttctcagttcaggattttcCCCAGAGGTGCTGCCTAATTCTCGTGTTGTGTTCAG CAATGCTTCCTCAAAGGTAAAGGTGGCTGTACACGTCCAGATCAACACGACGAAACTAGAAGACCGACCATTCCTGAGAGATCTGATCATTAATaatgttaacatttcaggttttgATATCATCAGATCCACTGTTCAAGTAAACG GTCAGGGTCTTGAAGTCGACCGTATTCCAGTGGCACTACGATTTGAAACTACTACCTTCACAATTGAGCTGAACAATAGATCAAGTCCTCAGTTCATTGAACTCAGCTCCAGAGTGACAAATGTG ATGAACAGTGTCTTTGGAAATAATCCGAACTTCATTGAGGTCGTAATCAATGGATTTAG GAACGGATCTACTATAGCAGATGTAACAACAATATTCAGTTTTGAAACAACAAAGCAATCAACTGTTACCCAAACAATTATTGATAACAGTCAAGCATTCGTGAATGATGGTTTCAGCTTGGACATCAACTTCCTTATGGGCACAA CGACCACCATCCCAGCAATGACCACCACCAGAACATCAACACCCACAAGCAGAAGCACAGTGTCAACTACATCTGAATCTCCAACAACGGCCAATGCAACACAAGCATCGACAACAGCCAATACAACACAAGCATCGACAACAGCCAATGTAACAGAAGCATCAACAACAGCCAATACAACACAAGCATCAACAACAGCCAATGTAACAGAAACATCGACAACAGCCAATACAACACAAGCATCGACAATAGCCAATGTAACAGAAGCATCGACAACAGCCAATACAACACAAGCATCAACAacagtcaatgtaacagaagCATCGAcaacagtcaatgtaacacaagcaTCGACAACAGCCAATGTAACAGAAGCATCGACAACAGCCAATGTAACAGAAGCATCGACAACAGCCAATGTAACAGAAGCATCGACAACAGCCAATACAACACAAGCATCAACAACAGCCAATGTAACAGAAGCATCAACAACAGCCAATGTAACACAAGCATCAACAACAGCCAATGTAACAGAAGCATCGACAACAGCCAATACAACACAAGCATCAACAACAGCCAATGTAACAGAAGCATCGACAACAGCCAATACAACACAAGCATCAACAacagtcaatgtaacagaagCATCAACAACAGCCAATACAACACAAGCATCAACAGCAGCAGTCAATGTAACAGAAGCATCGACAACAGCCAATACAACACAAGCATCGACAACAGCAGTCAATGTAACAGAAACATCGACAACAGCCAATACAACACAAGCATCAACAGCAGCAGTCAATGTAACAGAAGCATTGACAACAGCCAATACAACACAAGCATCGACAACAGCAGTCAATGTAACAGAAGCATTGACAACAGCCAATACAACACAAGCATCAACAACAGCCAATGTAACAGAAGCATTGACAACAacagtcaatgtaacagaagCATTGACAACAGCCAATACAACACAAGCATCAACAACAGCAGTCAATGTAACAGAAGCATTGACAACAGCCAATACAACACAAGCATCAACAGCAGCAGTCAATGTAACAGAAGCATCGACAACAGCCAATACAACACAAGCATCAACAGCAGCAGTCAATGTAACAGAAGCATTGACAACAGCCAATACAACACAAGCATCAACAACAGCAGTCAATGTAACAGAAGCATTGACAACAGCCAACACAACACAAGCATCAACAacagtcaatgtaacagaagCATTGACAACAGCCAATACAACACAAGCATCAACAACAGCAGTCAATGTAACAGAAGCATTGACAACAGCCAATACAACACAAGCATCAACAACAGCAGTCAATGTAACAGAAGCATTGACAACAGCCAATACAACACAAGCATCAACAACAGCAGTCAATGTAACAGAAGCATTGACAACAGCCAATATAACACAAGCATCAACAGCAGCAGTCAATGTAACAGAAGCATTGACAACAGCCAATACAACACAAGCATCAACAACAGCCAATGTAACAGAAGCATTGACAACAacagtcaatgtaacagaagCATTGACAACAGCCAATACAACACAAGCATCAACAGCAGCAGTCAATGTAACAGAAGCATCGACAACAGCCAATACAACACAAGCATCAACAGCAGCAGTCAATGTAACAGAAGCATTGACAACAGCCAATACAACACAAGCATCAACAACAGCAGTCAATGTAACAGAAGCATTGACAACAGCCAACACAACACAAGCATCAACAacagtcaatgtaacagaagCATTGACAACAGCCAATACAACACAAGCATCAACAACAGCAGTCAATGTAACAGAAGCATTGACAACAGCCAATACAACACAAGCATCAACAACAGCAGTCAATGTAACAGAAGCATTGACAACAGCCAATACAACACAAGCATCAACAACAGCAGTCAATGTAACAGAAGCATTGACAACAGCCAATATAACACAAGCATCAACAGCAGCAGTCAATGTAACAGAAGCATTGACAACAGCCAATACAACACAAGCATCAACAACAGCCAATGTAACAGAAGCATTGACAACAacagtcaatgtaacagaagCATTGACAACAGCCAATACAACACAAGCATCAACAGCAGCAGTCAATGTAACAGAAGCATCGACAACAGCCAATACAACACAAGCATCGACAACAGCCAATGTAACAGAAGCATCGACAACAACCAATACAACACAAGCATCGACAacagtcaatgtaacagaagCATTGACAACAGACAATACAACACAAGCATCGACAacagtcaatgtaacagaagCATCGACAACAGCCAATACAACACAAGCATCGACAACAGCCAATGTAACACCAGCACCAACAACAACAGCCAATGTAATACCAGCTGTTCTTGTGACACCTGTGACCGTGGGTCTCAATGGAATTTTTACACCAGCATTATCTAATAGTAATTCACCTGTGTTTCAGAGTCTTAGAGACAGTGTAGAACGTCAA CTTACAGTGTTATACCGTGTGATTGCACCTACTGGTTTTCGAGGATACCGTGTCTTAAGGTTCAG GAGTGGATCCATTGAATCAGTGGGTCAACTGGAATATGACACTAATGCCACACCACTATCAAGTTCAGAAGCAGTGAAAGTATTGGCAAATGCAGCGGAGAACAACCAAACGTTAGGGAACCTTACGATTATTACCACAAGCATCCGCTCTGGCA